The Apostichopus japonicus isolate 1M-3 chromosome 3, ASM3797524v1, whole genome shotgun sequence region CTTTCCATAAACATAAAAGATTTCTCGTAAGTAACTATTAAATGTAAAAGTATGAAATGAAGATAACTGCCATCACCTCATTATGCCACAGTTTGGTAGTCTTTCATAATGACAGCATATTTTTTGTGTTTAATATGGAGCTTTTCAATTTACCACACTGGGatcaaaaaggaaagaaaaaaaaacgtacgTCATTATCGAGATATTTGAAGAGTGGTAAGGATAAAATTTTCGATGTCTGTTCACCATCTTGCTCGTCAATTGCCTTTAAGAGTTGCTCCAAAACTGCACCACTTTCACTGTCTGTGAAACCTTCATACCTGacagaaattgaaataataaacaattagtgagaaatgtttgtcactgattttcaaagatttgtttatttCTAACTTCAGAAGTTGGACAAAAATTGCTatgaaaactctatagacctttCATTTGACAAGctttgaatttaaaatatttgaagtCATTTTCTAAAAGCCAAGGAAAGGTCTGTCAAATGTCTTTTCAAAGTCTATCATCTTGCTCAAATCAAGGTATCAAAAGAGCAGAGTTAAATGTTCTCCCTTGATCCACCCAGTCCCTTCATAAACTGCCATAGCAGGTACATAACGATTTGGCCCTGTTCTGGAATAGGCCTACCCAGATCTGgctgtaaaatacatacattgcTGAAACTTAGTACTGCTTGTTAAGATGTACCTGAGTGATGCATGGACTACTTTATCAGCGGCAACTTCATCTGATCGTGCTAGATGTACTAACACCATCAATAACACCGCCTGAGAACAAAACGCGAAAACGAAAACAGATATTACAATGGTGGTAAAGTAACAAATGAAAACGTGTTAAGGAGTGGGAGGGTGTTAAGGAGAAGGAGGGTGTTGGGGACAGTGAGGGTGTTGAGCAGAGGGAGGGTGTCAGGGACACGGAGGGTGttggggagagggagggtgtCAGGGACAAGGAGGGTGTTGGGGAGAGGGAGGGCATTGAGGAGAGGGAGGATGTTGGGGACAGGGAGGGTGTTAAGGATAGGGAGGGTGTCGGGGAAGAGGGTGTTGAGGAGAGGGAGGGTGTCAGGAACAAGGAGGGTGTTGGGGAGAGGGAGGGCATTGAGGGTGTTGGGGACAGGGAGGGTGTTGCAGGCAGGGAGGCTGCTGAGAAGAGGGGGATGTGGAGAAGAGGGAGGATGTTGGGAAGAGGGAGGTTGTTGGGGTTTTTGTTGTGGAGAGAGGAATGTTCAGGAGGGGAGGGTGCTGGAGAAAGGAAGGGTATTAGATAGAGGGGAGCAAAGTCATCTGATTGTGTTACATGTACCAACACCATGAATAACACCACCTGAAAAAGTGAAGTGAAGAGAAGTGAAGAGAAGTGAAGAGAAGAGGGTGCCAAAATAACTTATGAGAGGGTGTTTGTGAGGGTTAATCAAACTGCTTACTTTCCTTGTATGCATTAATGAGGCTGGTTGTTTTGTATAAGCCTATTCCACTTCACAGCTGATTTACTCAAGTTTCTTGGGTAACGTCTAATGTGTTGTCTATTAAACTTCCCTTTTTGTTAACACCATTAACAATTAGCCAGCACTAAGCCTGAACAATTCATGGCAAACACTACTGCAACTCTGATACTTAATGCCAAGTGGGGTATGCTAGGTAGCTGTACTACTTAAGTGTGTCAGGGTTAAAGCTTaattctgtttttctttgtttcaaaaaGAGCAATTGGCTTTTTgctaaaaaatttaaaaaaaaaaaaaaaccagaataGTTTCAGTTGAAGGGTATTTGGTGGTTGGTGAAATTATGCAACAAATGCTTGCAGGGATTCTAAACTGTTCTTGTTTTGATTTGCAGAAAAACTATGAACCTTTAAAAGGGGACACTCATCAGTGACGAACTTACTCTGTGAATTGATGACCAGTTTTCCGCCTCAAAATATAAATCTCGTTCCTTCTGGATGGTTTCTATGGCTTTGTCATATTTCTTCTGTCTCACTAGTAACCTGGCAGCAGCAGCCATTGACTGCGCAGCTTGCCTTGGTCTGTCCTCTATCTATATAAGAAATAATATGGCCGTGTATGAACAGAGATCCATTCGTGCATGAGAATCACCTAATAAATGGCCATGTGATGTTTCAATGGAGTATTAACAATATAGCAAGGTGAGAGAAAGGCATCAACACTTACTGGAGGTTACAAATGTATTGTTGGGGAAGATTTTTCTTTGAATGTTATAACATTTAGGGATATGAAACATCATTTTTGAACAGGTCTATATTATTGCTCCCCACTTCAAAGTTTATTGTGTTGAAGGTTTCCAAATTGATTGGTGCCTTCTCACCAGTTGCACACCATCAAATCATTTCTAAACATTGAGCAGACTTAAGATAAATATATTAGTGggcataaaattaaaaataatttgagGATGGTAAATTTTAGTCTTTCTAGCTGGCATACTTGAGGGAAAAGTCTTGTATTCCCCTGCAACTTTTATCATACTAAAAAGTTCTTAAAGTTTCCAATCTTTTTCCTAATGGCACTGTTTCTAAAAACTATTCCCAGTGTTTGAAGTGGGCTAAATTAGCAGCATAAATACCATAATGACATAAGATGTGCTAAAGAAGACAGTTAAAGGAGAAGGTACTACTTCTCTCAAACGACGTCACATGATCCTGATAGCAAGGAAATGCTGACCAATTAATATTTCTTACCATGACGACATCGACTGCCTCAAGATACAAGTCGATGGCGGCGTCCATATTAACAGCCTCAACAAATCTGCAAAATAAAAAGGATATATATGAAATTctatatatgttaataattaAGTAGAAATATTGACATATTTCTCTGTGCTTGACATGGTTTTTAAAGCAGAAATCACTACAGAAGAAGAGGGCTTAGCGAACACTTTGTCACAAACTTAACTCGCTCATATTTCTTGGAATTGTGTTATTATTTGCACATCAAGTATGAATAAGAAAAACATGAACCCTACTTTGCTGTTTTTTCTAGGGTAAGCGCAGCTGTATCTGGTGTTCCATTTTCTCTGTAAAGCTTGGCTGCAAGCTTCATGAAATGAACGGCTTCTTCAAACTCTTTCTGTTCCTAAAGGGAAATATTAAAGCAGGGAATTGTTTGATTCATGTTAACACTGTTGCATGAGCAACAATTTACAAATTGACTATTAAAATACTAATTCCAAGGAAATGTATCTACTCCCTCTTTATTTCAGTgcttttctgattttttttccaaaggTACAAATCAATTTAAACCTTCAAAGCTTTGTACTTCAATTGTTACAACAAAATTTTACAGGAATGTATATTTCTTATAAACAGCAGAGCACTCTAAAATGAATTCCAAAGCCATTTGTCCTCACAGATTTGCAATACATTATAAGCACAATCTGTGAGGCCGTAAAGATTATGTTCACCCATGACTGCTCGTGCTGATGAGTTTAGTTAACGGAACATGCTCAAAGGTATGCTGTGTCcaccacaaatatgctagatattcaaatatgttcaCCTTTGGTCAACATTCTTAAAACTGATTTTTATTACCACCCTGGAGGAATTTTACCTCACTGGAACATTCAGGCATCTTGTGTGTTcgtttagaatgtctgagaaaaatttggagGGTAGAGGTAAGTACTTtttaaaaacttctagcaatcaTAGAGTGCTACAATTTGGGGcttatactgactacctttaatgaAGTAGTTCAAAAATAACTATTGGCAAGACTAGCTGACTTAAATAAAGTTCTCAACAGGTAAAtctaaagaaaaaagaagaaaacatttaaacatACAAATTTATTGATTTAATTTGTGCCTACAAGTCATCCTTTAAAGTAAAAACAGTTCCAGGGTTCATTAACCTGAAATTATTTACAAGTATATGTAACATGTTTTGAAATACCTTCAACAGCATAGCTGCTTGCTCGTAATTCTTGGCAGCATGGTAGTAGCTGAAATTAATAAATGCATTTTGACATTAATTACTGTTCACAGTGGCTTGGGGAGGGCCTTAGGGTGTGACATTTACAAGACACATTTTTCTTCTGTAGTTTATTTTGTGTTAGATATTCCTAACAATTACTCACAGATGGTAGAGATGGAAGTTTATGTTTTGCTCCCTTTTGCACATAATAATGAAGAAAGGACATTCATAATAAGTAGAATCGATAAATCAAGTTTTGAAGGACATCATTATTATCAATATGCATTTCTTAATGCATTTCAAATGGTGAAAACTTTTATCCATAACCCACCAAAATTTcttcaatttaaagaaaataaatacataaatatggtTTTTTAATTCTCTTTCCCCTTGAAGATGGGATATTTTTCCTTTCATGCATCATAGCAATCCAAGTGTAAAATTGATAGCAGTTGTCTCAATGTGAATGAAAGTGTTCAGTTTAAAGAGTAAACATATCTGACGATAAAACCAACAACGATACCCCTTATTGTTGCGATGTGCCTCTGCTGCCTTAACGTAAATCTCCTTTGCTTCTTTAACTTTCTTTGCATTCCGTAAACAGACCCCTAAAATGGAAAGCAATGACGGGCAAAAGCATAAGACTTCTAATAGGATTTCATCTTAACCATCAACATATATCTGCAACTCTGCAAGGAATTTCAACGTTTTGGGgggattattttttatttagttttccataaaatgaataaatatcatttattattcattGATGAGCTTGAGATATCAGAATATATTGTGCAGGGTATATTTGACACTtgtaatataaaacaaaaaatttgacAGGGGACATTTACTTAAATACTGCAAAACCTTAAACAAACATCAAGAATTCTGATAAAAGCCAAAAATCACAAAGTGCACAAGATTTGACAAAGTTTTGAAGAGTTGTTCTGATTCTAGATGATCAGTCAATTTATAATTAAGTACCTACTGTAAATACCTAATAGTTTACCACTGATAATAGTGTTAATTCAATAATAAAGAGCCACTTAATGGAGCACATTAAACCCTTGTTGTTAGTAAATTGTCCTTTACATACCAGAGTATGTACATGCACATATTTGCTTGGTTTCTGTTGCTTTCAATTGGTTTATCTCCAAATTCTGTCTTGATTCAAATCACAATGAATAATAAAACTTCAATGATTTCAATGATATCACCACCAAATATAGACACATTACTTAAAGTATTAAAGTATTCTAGTACTTACAGTATTTAATGCACTTAAAGTACTAAAAGTACTTAGGTGCTTAAAGTGTTCTAGTTGTATTAAAGTTGGTGTGTGATAAATTGATGCTTCTCAATATGGAATTGACAAGACATACAGTTTGACAGACTTACCAGCCTTTTCATATGCATATGCTGCACTGTCATAATCAGGTTGCCATTTGAAGAAAGACGTTTTTAAGCTGAAAAACCGGACAGGATCAGAAGTATATTGGAACATCTCAGAACATTGCAAACAAAGTGTCATCAAGTGGATACTAATTCAcaacaaaattgtttcaaaatttaTCATTAAGATTAGTGAAAATAACATTTTCGTTGTAACTATCTTGATGGCTAACAAGTGAAATTATGGAATGACTTGGCATATTCTTTGTTACACATATAACATTCAAAATTGTCATAGAAGTGACATGTTCTgttaaaagtaaatatataactaTTATTTATCAATATCACTACCAATGAAACTACAGTATGGTAAGTGGTACAAAGGTAATTCATGGTTCTCTTATAAGGAATGCAGCAAGTAAGATCAATATCCAGTGACGGCACCAGTTGAGGCAaactgggagggggggggggggcaactagGGGCAAGgcacaatatatttttttagggggggAGGACAAGAATTTAACACTGATATcatgggagaggggtctaaagGTAGGGGTTTCGATCCTCTCCCCTTTTGGAATTTTTCTACAAATAAAGTTTTTGCATTAATACATGCATTGGAAgctgtttctaatacaaacgatTAGCCTAGTTCAATATATTTTGGATAAGTAGCAGATCTGATTGGGTGGcaactggggtggggggggggggtggggagcaaGGGAGAAACTGGGCACAATTGCCCTGGTTGGTATCCACTCTGGAATGATTTACTACATAGTCCTATAGGCAGAATCTATTTTTTTAAGATTAGGTAAAATTTTGCACCAATCATTATTCTAAATCCATTTAAACATACTTTTCTTACTTTGCTGGCTGCCAGGCAAATAGGTGTGACCTTTACTGTAGTTAAGTATAGGCCCTATATCTCTTATTTTGCAGCAAACCTTTTTGCAACTTTGCTTAAACTGACAGTTCACATGAAGTTGTATAGCCTAACGTCAGGGCTTAGCCAATGACTAAGTACAATTTCAAGTCCCCAAAGTTAGCCTAGCCTAGTGAATAATCTAACCTGAGCGAGCCTAGGCCAACAACTAGGACTTTTTGCACACAATACACCTGATACCAGTTTAGCGAGAAACTTTTCAGCAGCTCCAGTAACTATTATGCTCTGCGCTATCATTATCAGTTTAAAGCAATTTAACAATTGGAAAATAGTGTTTTACCTCTTTTCCGCTTGAGCTATATGTTCCTTTGCTTCTG contains the following coding sequences:
- the LOC139960530 gene encoding gamma-soluble NSF attachment protein-like, with amino-acid sequence MTERRIAEAKEHIAQAEKSLKTSFFKWQPDYDSAAYAYEKAGVCLRNAKKVKEAKEIYVKAAEAHRNNKGYYHAAKNYEQAAMLLKEQKEFEEAVHFMKLAAKLYRENGTPDTAALTLEKTAKFVEAVNMDAAIDLYLEAVDVVMIEDRPRQAAQSMAAAARLLVRQKKYDKAIETIQKERDLYFEAENWSSIHRAVLLMVLVHLARSDEVAADKVVHASLRYEGFTDSESGAVLEQLLKAIDEQDGEQTSKILSLPLFKYLDNDYAKLAKTLASQYQGASRSTRSTNDAEGEVAAGGDDEDEGDEGFDLR